A stretch of the Streptomyces sp. WMMB303 genome encodes the following:
- a CDS encoding beta-ketoacyl synthase N-terminal-like domain-containing protein encodes MPPQDAAPHQAAAPQPDAATGAPPPGANPRAVAVVGLDCAFPGAPDPAGYWRLLNGTTHAVGAPPPSRFRGAAPGAFLADADAFDPGFLGVPTAEATAMDPQQRLLLQCAWRAVEDSGLPPSRLAGSRTGSYVGAMCDDWARLALADPAGITPRTGTGSGRSMLANRLAYQFDLRGPSLAVDTACSSSLVAVHLACTALQADECDLALAGGVNIVIGTALDRIYRQAGLAAADGRCKPFAAEADGIGRGEGVGVLVLRRLDEAVRRGDPVYAVLHGSAVNQDGRSNGIMAPHRAAQRDVVTAARLRAGAEPGQIRYVEAHGTGTALGDLIEVLALDDALGARQGPRTAPLAVGSAKGAVGHTEGAAGMAGLVKAVLAVHHGIVPPGPAAGAENERLGLARRRMELLTEPLGLAAHGPDHRLGVSSFGMGGTNAHLVLGPPPQQPQQPRPAAEEPHSAGVFTLSADTPDALRDNLRVQAAAAESLPERDVAALCRTSNRVRAERPVRFAAVAGTPRELAGALRAAAETVPDRAAPSEEPAVAFVFAGQGSQHPGMTAALYAGSPLYRGFLREASAVLRPWTGDPVHELLLSRTARVHRPGLAQPALFAVEYALAACLRELGVRPCAVLGYGVGEFAAAVLAGALELADAARLVARRGALMEALPEGGGMLATRAPAAEAQAAVGTEPRCAVAAVDAPGATVLSGTLAGLARVRERLARRGFGCTPLPVTRAFHSPLMEPVVDAFADAAGGLPAAPPRIPFHSTVHGAPLPEGAAPDAAYWTAQITATVRFADAAGSLCADLPTHLVEIGPQPVLAGLLRRIGAARGLPLLTPCRTADSGQRDLAQVVARLYEDGLDPRWERLYAAADRRTVRMTPHVFATRWRSWRQPPPAPAPVPSADDAGPGLGTHPDGTPGQPRGAQPSGAAPDFGAGVRAVVAEITGSAPEELGEDVRFYDDLGFDSVMLMELKYRLEMRFPELGELSLPEMISGLVSIGSLVAYLRGLPAPAAV; translated from the coding sequence ATGCCCCCTCAGGACGCCGCGCCCCACCAGGCCGCCGCGCCGCAGCCGGACGCCGCGACCGGGGCCCCGCCGCCCGGCGCGAACCCGCGGGCCGTCGCCGTGGTCGGCCTGGACTGCGCCTTCCCCGGGGCCCCCGACCCGGCCGGGTACTGGCGGCTGCTGAACGGCACCACGCACGCCGTCGGCGCCCCGCCGCCCTCCCGCTTCCGGGGTGCGGCGCCGGGCGCGTTCCTGGCCGACGCCGACGCCTTCGACCCCGGCTTCCTCGGCGTCCCCACCGCCGAGGCGACCGCCATGGACCCGCAGCAGCGGCTGCTGCTGCAGTGCGCGTGGCGGGCGGTCGAGGACAGCGGACTGCCGCCGTCCCGGCTGGCGGGCAGCCGCACCGGCAGCTACGTCGGAGCGATGTGCGACGACTGGGCCCGGCTGGCGCTGGCCGACCCGGCCGGGATCACCCCGCGCACCGGCACCGGCAGCGGGCGCTCCATGCTGGCCAACCGGCTCGCCTACCAGTTCGACCTGCGTGGCCCCAGCCTCGCCGTGGACACCGCCTGCTCCTCGTCGCTGGTGGCCGTGCACCTGGCATGCACCGCGCTGCAGGCCGACGAGTGCGACCTGGCACTGGCCGGCGGCGTCAACATCGTCATCGGCACCGCGCTGGACCGGATCTACCGGCAGGCCGGACTCGCCGCCGCGGACGGCCGGTGCAAACCGTTCGCGGCCGAGGCCGACGGCATCGGCCGCGGCGAGGGCGTGGGCGTACTGGTGCTGCGCAGGCTGGACGAAGCGGTGCGGCGCGGCGACCCGGTCTACGCCGTGCTCCACGGCAGCGCCGTCAACCAGGACGGCCGCAGCAACGGCATCATGGCACCGCACCGCGCCGCGCAGCGGGACGTGGTCACCGCCGCGCGGCTGCGCGCGGGCGCCGAGCCCGGGCAGATCCGGTACGTGGAGGCGCACGGCACCGGCACCGCCCTCGGCGACCTCATCGAAGTGCTCGCGCTCGACGACGCGCTGGGCGCCCGCCAGGGCCCCCGCACGGCGCCGCTCGCGGTCGGCTCCGCGAAGGGCGCCGTCGGCCACACCGAGGGCGCCGCGGGGATGGCGGGGCTGGTGAAGGCGGTGCTGGCGGTGCACCACGGCATCGTGCCGCCGGGACCGGCCGCGGGTGCCGAGAACGAGCGACTGGGCCTGGCCCGGCGGCGGATGGAGCTGCTGACCGAGCCGCTGGGGCTGGCCGCCCACGGGCCCGACCACCGCCTCGGCGTCTCCAGCTTCGGCATGGGCGGCACCAACGCACACCTCGTCCTGGGGCCGCCGCCGCAACAGCCGCAGCAGCCGAGACCGGCGGCCGAGGAGCCACACTCCGCGGGGGTGTTCACCCTCTCCGCCGACACCCCGGACGCGCTGCGCGACAACCTCCGCGTCCAGGCTGCCGCGGCCGAGTCCCTGCCGGAGCGGGACGTGGCGGCGCTGTGCCGGACGAGCAACCGGGTACGGGCCGAACGGCCGGTCCGGTTCGCCGCGGTGGCCGGCACCCCGCGGGAGCTGGCCGGGGCGCTGCGGGCCGCGGCGGAGACCGTACCGGACCGGGCCGCCCCCTCCGAAGAGCCCGCGGTGGCCTTCGTCTTCGCCGGCCAGGGCTCCCAGCACCCCGGTATGACAGCCGCGCTGTACGCGGGCTCCCCCCTCTACCGCGGCTTTCTGCGGGAGGCGTCGGCCGTGCTGCGCCCCTGGACCGGTGATCCGGTGCACGAGCTGCTCCTGTCACGCACCGCCCGCGTGCACCGCCCCGGCCTCGCCCAGCCCGCGCTGTTCGCCGTCGAGTACGCGCTGGCCGCCTGCCTGCGCGAGCTGGGGGTACGGCCCTGTGCGGTACTCGGATACGGCGTCGGCGAGTTCGCGGCCGCGGTGCTCGCCGGAGCGCTGGAGTTGGCCGACGCCGCCCGCCTGGTGGCCCGGCGCGGCGCGCTGATGGAGGCGCTGCCCGAAGGCGGCGGGATGCTCGCGACCCGGGCCCCCGCCGCGGAGGCGCAGGCCGCCGTCGGGACAGAGCCGCGGTGCGCGGTCGCAGCCGTCGACGCTCCCGGCGCCACCGTGCTCTCCGGCACCCTGGCGGGCCTGGCCCGGGTCCGGGAGCGGCTGGCGCGGCGCGGCTTCGGCTGCACCCCGCTGCCCGTCACGCGCGCCTTCCACTCGCCGCTGATGGAGCCGGTGGTGGACGCCTTCGCGGACGCCGCCGGGGGCCTGCCCGCCGCGCCGCCGCGCATCCCGTTCCACTCCACGGTGCACGGCGCACCGCTGCCCGAGGGGGCCGCACCGGACGCCGCGTACTGGACGGCGCAGATCACGGCGACCGTCCGGTTCGCGGACGCCGCCGGCTCGCTGTGCGCCGACCTGCCCACACACCTCGTGGAGATCGGCCCCCAGCCCGTCCTGGCCGGGCTGCTGCGCCGGATCGGTGCCGCACGCGGTCTTCCGTTGCTCACCCCCTGCCGCACCGCCGACTCCGGTCAGCGGGACCTCGCCCAAGTGGTGGCCCGGCTGTACGAGGACGGCCTCGACCCGCGCTGGGAGCGGTTGTACGCCGCCGCCGACCGGCGCACCGTACGGATGACACCGCACGTCTTCGCCACCCGGTGGCGCTCCTGGCGGCAGCCGCCCCCGGCCCCCGCCCCGGTACCGTCGGCCGACGACGCCGGGCCCGGCCTCGGCACCCACCCGGACGGCACGCCCGGGCAGCCCCGTGGCGCGCAGCCGTCCGGCGCGGCGCCGGACTTCGGGGCCGGGGTCCGCGCCGTGGTGGCCGAGATCACCGGCAGCGCGCCGGAGGAACTCGGCGAGGACGTGCGCTTCTACGACGACCTGGGCTTCGACTCGGTGATGCTGATGGAGCTCAAGTACCGCCTGGAGATGCGTTTTCCCGAACTGGGCGAACTGTCGCTGCCCGAGATGATCTCCGGCCTGGTGAGCATCGGTTCCCTCGTCGCGTATCTGCGCGGCCTACCGGCACCGGCGGCCGTGTGA
- a CDS encoding acyl-CoA dehydrogenase family protein encodes MLTPTEGKVTGTEEERRIQHRIADLERRFGAPDDPGNPLGTAALLAADERGELLAEAEDVLTDFRLNAEFVPRERGGRLDRIDTLGRVLRTVFRRDASLGLGYGATTFLAAVAVWAAGTEDQRRRVAGLLLNGGRLAIAYHELAHGNDFVRNEFRATPTADGGFRLDGVKQVINNVERAEALVLFSRTDEAAGSRSHSVLLVEKDRLPAGRLRYLPRYHTVGVRGCQNAGIEFTDCPVGGDALVGEVGDGVELALRSFQITRSVVPSMILGGGDTALRTAVGFALDRQLYNRSVLEIPHARATLVGAFTDLLICDCLALAATRAVHLLPSETSVYAAAVKYLLPKLLTETTYDLSVVLGANFYVRGGEYGAFQKHVRDLPMISLGHAGTAACQATIIPQLPRLARTAWYGGPPAPDALFRIREPLPPLDPARLALVATSDSLACSLVGAAGELAADGARTGAYRPALTALAGELEAELRALQEECAAMPARDRTVLASPRAYASADRYALLLAAAACLGVWRRQGRDPDGDRRPAGALGPQPADAGFLAGPGWLTAALARLVKRLGRPLPELPSDGEGHLLDEVLARYHEGRSYDLYDTPLAG; translated from the coding sequence ATGCTGACGCCGACCGAGGGAAAGGTCACCGGGACCGAAGAGGAGCGCCGGATCCAGCACCGGATCGCCGATCTGGAACGCCGCTTCGGCGCTCCGGACGATCCGGGCAACCCGCTGGGCACCGCAGCGCTGCTGGCCGCCGACGAGCGCGGCGAATTGCTCGCCGAGGCGGAGGACGTGCTCACCGACTTCCGGCTCAACGCCGAGTTCGTGCCCCGGGAGCGGGGCGGCCGGCTCGACCGGATCGACACCCTGGGCCGGGTGCTGCGCACCGTCTTCCGCCGGGACGCCAGCCTGGGCCTGGGCTACGGCGCCACCACGTTCCTGGCGGCCGTGGCGGTCTGGGCGGCCGGGACCGAGGACCAGCGCCGCCGGGTCGCCGGACTCCTGTTGAACGGCGGCCGGCTGGCCATCGCGTATCACGAGCTGGCGCACGGCAACGACTTCGTACGGAACGAGTTCCGCGCCACTCCCACCGCCGACGGCGGGTTCCGGCTCGACGGCGTCAAGCAGGTCATCAACAACGTCGAACGGGCCGAGGCGCTCGTCCTCTTCAGCCGGACCGACGAGGCCGCGGGCAGCCGCAGCCATTCCGTGCTGCTGGTCGAGAAGGACCGCCTTCCCGCCGGACGGCTGCGCTATCTGCCGCGCTACCACACCGTCGGGGTGCGCGGCTGCCAGAACGCGGGCATCGAGTTCACCGACTGCCCCGTCGGCGGCGACGCGCTCGTCGGAGAGGTGGGCGACGGCGTCGAACTGGCCCTGAGATCCTTCCAGATCACCCGCAGCGTCGTCCCGTCGATGATCCTGGGCGGAGGCGACACGGCCCTGCGCACCGCCGTGGGCTTCGCCCTCGACCGGCAGCTCTACAACCGCTCGGTGCTGGAGATCCCGCACGCCCGCGCCACCCTCGTAGGCGCCTTCACCGACCTGCTGATCTGCGACTGCCTGGCGCTGGCCGCCACCCGCGCCGTCCATCTGCTGCCATCGGAGACCAGCGTGTACGCGGCAGCCGTCAAGTATCTGCTGCCCAAGCTGCTGACGGAGACCACCTACGACCTGTCCGTCGTGCTGGGCGCCAACTTCTATGTGCGCGGCGGCGAGTACGGCGCCTTCCAGAAGCACGTACGGGACCTGCCGATGATCAGCCTGGGGCACGCGGGCACCGCCGCCTGCCAGGCCACGATCATCCCGCAGCTTCCCCGGCTGGCCCGCACCGCCTGGTACGGCGGCCCGCCCGCGCCCGACGCGCTGTTCCGGATCCGGGAACCGCTGCCGCCCCTGGACCCGGCACGGCTCGCCCTCGTGGCGACGTCCGACTCGCTGGCCTGCTCCCTGGTGGGGGCCGCCGGGGAACTGGCGGCCGACGGCGCGCGCACCGGCGCCTACCGCCCGGCGCTGACCGCGCTGGCGGGCGAGCTGGAGGCGGAGCTGCGCGCCCTCCAGGAGGAGTGCGCGGCCATGCCCGCCAGGGACCGCACCGTACTGGCCAGTCCCCGCGCCTACGCGAGCGCGGACCGCTACGCGCTGCTGCTGGCGGCCGCCGCCTGCCTCGGAGTCTGGCGCCGGCAGGGCCGGGACCCGGACGGGGACCGGCGCCCCGCCGGTGCCCTCGGGCCGCAGCCGGCCGATGCCGGCTTCCTCGCCGGCCCCGGGTGGCTGACCGCCGCCCTCGCCCGGCTCGTCAAACGGCTCGGCCGCCCGCTGCCCGAGCTGCCCTCCGACGGGGAGGGGCACCTGCTGGACGAGGTACTCGCGCGCTACCACGAGGGACGCAGCTACGACCTGTACGACACTCCGCTCGCCGGCTGA
- a CDS encoding acyl carrier protein yields the protein MMPQPTGARVPDPPGSRPPGPTRAALPADLGEREFARWLTDRLAEFLGRPAGDIDPRTPFAEYGLDSVAALSLYGDIEDEFALFMEPTVAWDHPTVEALARCLADEYARGGPARPDGPPEV from the coding sequence ATGATGCCGCAACCGACCGGGGCCCGGGTCCCGGATCCGCCGGGGAGCCGTCCACCGGGCCCGACCCGGGCGGCGCTCCCCGCGGACCTGGGGGAGCGCGAGTTCGCGCGATGGCTGACCGACCGCCTCGCGGAGTTCCTGGGCCGACCCGCCGGGGACATCGACCCGCGCACGCCCTTCGCGGAGTACGGGCTGGATTCCGTGGCCGCACTGAGCCTCTACGGCGACATCGAGGACGAGTTCGCGCTCTTCATGGAGCCCACCGTCGCCTGGGACCACCCGACGGTCGAAGCGCTGGCCCGCTGCCTGGCCGACGAGTACGCGCGCGGCGGACCCGCCCGCCCCGACGGACCACCGGAGGTGTGA